In a genomic window of Planctomycetia bacterium:
- a CDS encoding ketopantoate reductase C-terminal domain-containing protein, translating into EVLKDEGVARLYRALAREVVAVGQAEGAKLADDLGDRLWAFMSKGPHVHMGSIVVDRLAGRATEWQARNEVVLRLAARHGIGVPLNDLVCNLIRAGEPDFTA; encoded by the coding sequence GAGGTACTGAAGGATGAGGGCGTGGCGAGGCTCTATCGTGCCCTTGCCCGCGAAGTGGTCGCGGTGGGTCAAGCGGAAGGAGCGAAGCTGGCGGACGATCTGGGCGACCGTTTGTGGGCCTTCATGTCGAAGGGGCCGCATGTGCACATGGGGTCAATCGTTGTGGACCGGCTGGCAGGGCGCGCCACGGAATGGCAAGCGCGCAACGAAGTGGTGCTGCGGCTGGCCGCCAGGCACGGCATCGGCGTGCCGCTCAACGATCTGGTGTGCAACCTGATACGCGCCGGAGAGCCCGATTTCACGGCGTGA